The Streptococcus oralis Uo5 genome includes a window with the following:
- a CDS encoding GNAT family N-acetyltransferase: MTRAELPERIETERLVLRVRTVADVVDIFDYASRSEVSYPAGFPPVKSLEDEIYYLEHILPERNEKNNLPAGYGIVAKGTDKVIGSVDFPRRHEDDVLEIGYILNPDHWGLGYVPEAARALIDLAFKELNLHKIELTCFGYNLQSQRVAEKLGFTLEARIRDRKDAQGNRCDSLIYGLLRSEWESF, translated from the coding sequence ATGACAAGAGCAGAGTTGCCAGAACGAATAGAGACCGAGCGTCTGGTCTTGCGAGTCCGTACCGTGGCTGATGTTGTGGATATCTTTGACTATGCCAGTAGGTCAGAAGTTTCCTACCCAGCAGGCTTTCCGCCCGTCAAGAGCTTGGAAGATGAGATTTATTATCTAGAGCATATTCTGCCCGAGCGTAATGAAAAGAACAATCTCCCAGCGGGCTATGGAATTGTCGCTAAAGGAACCGATAAGGTCATCGGCTCTGTTGATTTCCCTCGTCGTCACGAGGATGATGTCTTGGAGATTGGCTATATCTTAAATCCAGACCATTGGGGTCTAGGTTATGTTCCAGAAGCAGCGCGTGCCTTGATTGACCTAGCTTTTAAAGAATTGAATCTGCATAAGATTGAACTGACTTGCTTTGGTTATAACCTTCAAAGTCAACGAGTTGCAGAGAAACTTGGCTTTACCCTTGAAGCTCGCATAAGAGACCGCAAAGATGCCCAAGGCAACCGTTGTGACAGTCTGATATATGGCTTGCTGAGGAGTGAGTGGGAGAGTTTTTAA
- a CDS encoding DEAD/DEAH box helicase translates to MRSSHNQILDAWITVEQLSEGNIEKSDSKYKIFQGDDYQSILKDFFKRQKLKSSSGIAVYCGIFPFRKIIEVLRGKYNLKATEEELGRASYKFTFALYFDKDLKFLADKFFLTMSGQIFKNGELPKDFLIAENELREQLGQAFLDGEFNEVFSKLLKKYEISPSDCRYYFVKNFADEINLHSFFLKDLKYAKSIYNENLNRYLSGFDSVRVNLDGNKESSYFNPKDLETILEPKNYPLGRFPSNPEYALSMMQQVAVNLASNADEDVRSVNGPPGTGKTTLLKDIFADLVTEQARIISELSAPKLKGDLVCHDKLDLIAKLPKEIAEKGIVVASSNNGAVKNIVNELPQRKEIYQKLNWLDELKKIDYFAEISNDLLLEDEDVSNDKKYWGLFSIEGGKKQNRDRLQNVLKAIRQELNSDKFQSNPSVYEEFKIQYQKLFDKREKMQDIADKIRLHVKLKNAYQQVEIEFHQDDAQRRSELSKIRDKHIQLENSKKEIESELFEHERLISMLNVNKQIAAQDVELIKLQAPRFLWLKRLFTPSKLDTYFTRLNQANESLKAELKKVHDESQYCHGLQKEIKMHELELNQLSQRQQRYNEWKSKQEDKLIRHQEKILKLQSELATYPVKKLNFSVPYEELQVSNFWFDDDYREEQSRLFIKALAVRKQFIYDNKKHFEKALWIWEKPQNYSMRDNASDLYKAAWNWVNFTVPVISTTFASFNSMFRCLPENSIGNVFIDEAGQALPQASVGAIFRSKHIMAVGDPSQIQPVQTMDKNILGFLAQHHKIASKYLVSSTQELMDSASRYGFKKQDGTWIGLPLWVHRRSSDPMFSISNKISYDNLMVQGKEEARGLGEWFDVGGGAKDKFVPEQADYLKEELQKRHEEFDDIYVITPFKNVSVQLAKELDKIGFTKRENGKPINVGTVHTFQGKENKIVYFVLGADNMSEGAARWAVSEPNILNVAATRAKEEFYIIGNKSLYKATQSPIIRDTIDILDSYQSSLEIN, encoded by the coding sequence ATGAGAAGTAGTCATAATCAAATATTAGATGCTTGGATTACAGTAGAACAATTATCAGAAGGGAATATTGAAAAAAGTGATTCTAAGTATAAGATTTTTCAAGGTGATGATTATCAATCAATATTAAAAGATTTTTTTAAACGTCAAAAATTAAAATCCAGTTCAGGGATTGCTGTTTATTGTGGAATTTTCCCTTTTCGAAAAATTATTGAAGTGTTAAGAGGCAAATACAATTTAAAGGCGACGGAGGAAGAATTGGGAAGAGCTTCTTATAAATTTACTTTTGCTCTATACTTTGATAAAGATTTGAAGTTCTTAGCTGATAAGTTTTTTTTAACCATGAGTGGGCAAATTTTCAAAAATGGGGAATTGCCTAAAGATTTCTTAATAGCAGAAAATGAGCTTCGAGAACAGTTAGGTCAGGCGTTTCTTGATGGAGAGTTCAATGAAGTTTTTAGTAAACTTCTCAAAAAGTATGAGATTTCACCAAGTGATTGCAGATATTATTTTGTTAAGAATTTTGCTGACGAAATAAATTTACATTCATTTTTTCTAAAGGATTTGAAATATGCAAAATCAATTTATAATGAAAATCTCAATCGTTATTTATCAGGATTCGATTCTGTAAGGGTTAATTTGGACGGCAATAAAGAATCATCCTATTTTAATCCCAAAGATTTAGAAACTATACTTGAACCGAAAAATTATCCATTAGGAAGATTTCCTAGTAACCCTGAATATGCTCTTTCCATGATGCAACAAGTAGCTGTAAATTTAGCTTCGAATGCGGATGAAGATGTGAGAAGTGTCAATGGTCCTCCGGGGACTGGTAAAACGACACTTTTAAAAGATATTTTTGCAGATCTGGTAACGGAACAGGCGAGAATTATTAGTGAATTATCGGCTCCTAAGCTTAAAGGGGATCTAGTTTGTCATGACAAACTAGATCTTATTGCAAAATTACCAAAAGAAATTGCAGAAAAAGGAATCGTAGTTGCAAGTTCTAATAATGGTGCTGTTAAAAATATTGTTAATGAATTACCCCAAAGAAAAGAAATTTATCAGAAATTAAATTGGTTAGATGAATTAAAGAAAATTGATTACTTTGCTGAAATCAGTAATGATTTATTGTTAGAAGATGAAGATGTTTCTAACGACAAAAAATATTGGGGATTGTTTTCGATAGAAGGTGGAAAAAAACAGAATAGAGACCGTCTGCAAAATGTTTTAAAAGCAATACGACAAGAGTTGAATTCGGATAAATTTCAATCGAATCCATCAGTATACGAAGAGTTTAAAATTCAATATCAGAAGCTATTTGATAAAAGAGAAAAGATGCAAGATATAGCAGATAAGATTCGATTGCATGTAAAATTGAAAAATGCTTACCAACAGGTTGAGATAGAGTTTCATCAGGATGATGCCCAAAGACGTTCAGAACTATCTAAAATACGGGATAAACATATTCAATTAGAAAATAGTAAAAAGGAAATAGAATCTGAGCTGTTTGAGCATGAGCGTCTTATTTCTATGTTAAATGTTAACAAACAGATAGCAGCACAAGATGTTGAGTTGATAAAATTACAAGCTCCACGTTTCTTATGGTTAAAAAGACTTTTCACACCATCGAAATTAGATACTTATTTTACGAGATTGAATCAAGCGAATGAAAGTCTAAAAGCAGAACTGAAGAAAGTACATGATGAAAGTCAATATTGCCACGGTTTGCAAAAAGAGATAAAAATGCATGAACTTGAATTAAATCAATTGAGTCAAAGGCAACAGAGGTATAATGAATGGAAATCTAAACAAGAAGATAAATTAATTCGTCATCAGGAAAAAATTTTGAAATTACAATCGGAACTTGCTACATACCCTGTTAAAAAGTTGAATTTTTCTGTTCCATATGAAGAACTACAAGTATCAAATTTTTGGTTTGATGATGACTATCGAGAAGAGCAGAGTCGTTTGTTTATTAAAGCACTGGCAGTTAGGAAGCAATTTATATATGACAATAAAAAGCATTTTGAAAAAGCATTATGGATTTGGGAGAAGCCTCAAAACTATTCAATGAGAGATAATGCTAGTGATTTATATAAAGCTGCGTGGAATTGGGTCAATTTCACTGTTCCAGTTATTAGTACAACTTTTGCAAGCTTTAATTCCATGTTTCGGTGTTTGCCTGAAAATAGTATCGGTAATGTATTTATTGATGAAGCGGGTCAGGCATTACCTCAAGCAAGTGTGGGGGCTATTTTTAGAAGTAAGCATATTATGGCTGTTGGGGATCCTTCTCAAATACAACCAGTACAGACTATGGATAAAAATATTTTAGGATTTTTAGCACAGCACCACAAGATAGCCTCTAAATATCTTGTGTCATCAACGCAAGAATTGATGGATTCTGCTAGTAGATATGGTTTTAAAAAACAAGATGGGACATGGATAGGACTTCCTCTCTGGGTTCATCGTCGTTCTAGTGATCCGATGTTCAGTATTTCCAATAAAATTTCTTATGATAATTTAATGGTTCAAGGAAAGGAAGAAGCTCGAGGTCTGGGAGAATGGTTTGACGTTGGTGGAGGTGCTAAGGATAAATTTGTTCCTGAGCAAGCTGATTATTTGAAAGAAGAGTTGCAGAAAAGACATGAGGAATTTGATGATATTTATGTCATTACTCCTTTTAAAAATGTATCGGTTCAACTAGCAAAAGAACTAGATAAAATCGGTTTCACAAAGCGGGAGAATGGAAAACCTATAAATGTAGGGACGGTACATACTTTCCAAGGAAAAGAAAATAAGATTGTATATTTTGTGCTTGGAGCAGATAATATGAGTGAGGGGGCTGCTCGCTGGGCTGTCTCTGAACCCAATATTTTAAACGTTGCAGCGACTAGAGCTAAAGAAGAGTTTTATATTATTGGGAATAAATCTCTTTACAAAGCCACACAGAGCCCTATTATAAGAGATACTATTGACATTTTAGATTCTTATCAAAGTAGCTTAGAAATTAACTAG
- a CDS encoding helix-hairpin-helix domain-containing protein, with product MSKKLQRKKQLRNSLRRSGAFSSTVTKVVEETKKVVKHAEKSASQAGKVVSKKVEQAVEATKEQAQKVANSVEDFAATLGGLSVDRAKTFYDEGIKSASDFKNWTEKELLALKGIGPATIKKLKEHGISFK from the coding sequence ATGTCAAAGAAACTCCAACGTAAAAAACAATTGCGAAATAGCCTTCGTCGCTCAGGTGCATTTTCAAGTACGGTGACCAAGGTTGTCGAAGAGACTAAGAAAGTCGTGAAACATGCAGAAAAATCTGCCAGCCAAGCAGGAAAAGTTGTCTCTAAAAAAGTGGAACAAGCAGTAGAAGCGACCAAGGAACAAGCTCAAAAAGTGGCGAATTCAGTAGAAGATTTCGCAGCTACTTTGGGTGGCCTCTCAGTAGATCGCGCTAAGACTTTCTATGATGAAGGCATCAAGTCAGCTTCTGACTTCAAAAACTGGACAGAAAAAGAACTCCTTGCCTTGAAAGGAATCGGCCCAGCTACCATCAAGAAATTAAAAGAGCACGGAATCAGCTTCAAGTAA